TAATACCTTATGATTCAATCTTACAACTAAGATTGGTCATTGGAACTGATCCTGAATCAAGTAAGCCTATAATTCGTACTAAGAGCTTTAACCGAGTGAAAGATACGGCTGACGAACAGGATGTATTTGATGTTGCCAATCAACTAATTAGCTTACAGAAATACAGTCTTGATGAAATTAGACTCAACAAATCTGCTCAACTCACATCTTAGTAAAAAACAGAAAAAATAAATCTAAAATAAAAAAATGATGAAAGGAAGAAACTATGTCTACCATACTTGGTGA
This Atribacterota bacterium DNA region includes the following protein-coding sequences:
- a CDS encoding DUF1659 domain-containing protein, with protein sequence MPYDSILQLRLVIGTDPESSKPIIRTKSFNRVKDTADEQDVFDVANQLISLQKYSLDEIRLNKSAQLTS